Part of the Vigna unguiculata cultivar IT97K-499-35 chromosome 3, ASM411807v1, whole genome shotgun sequence genome, CAAGATCTATATCAGTTTTTGGATGTTACATTGGATAATTTTATGGTAAGGCTCTCAGTTCACAGGTAGTTCTTGTGcatttatatttgttgttattcattattttttagtgTGGTAACTATTGAATTGGTTCTAAATACTTCAGATCACCATGATAAATTCTGATGGGTCAAAAGGAATTTCTATTCTTGACAAATTTAGTGTTTCGATCTTCCTGGCATTTTGCAGAATCCCACACGAGACCATTTTGAAGCAATTAGAGGTGATTACTTTTTCAGTTATGAAGTAAAACAACTTGAACTTGCACTTAATACAAACATGTCTCCCATGCAgtaattttttgttctttctttgTCTTCCTCTCTCCTAATCTCTTGATTCCTTGTAATTCTTAATTTCAGGTTTATGTATCTATTGAATCTCTTAAAGCACACTTCTCTCCCTCAATATATGGTTCTTTAATGGAATTGATGAACCATATTGGCACATTGCATTTAATGGGTGAATTTGGAGTCTTAAACTCCTCGCATCCTCCCAATACTGTTTCAGTTGTGCCAGCATATTCTACTTTTGGCATATCTATTGTTTCAAAAGTTGATCTGGTTGATCTGGAAGTTGACTTTGAATATGGAGATAGCCACTCTGAGCTCATGGTTTCCTTACAAAAGATGGTCTTACGGTACGTTCAACATATGCATTCGGCTGTCTTTCATGGAGACTGCCTAGAACTTTCTTGACACTTGTGAATGTTATTTAGTTGAGTTTTGGAACTAGATTTTATAGGTATCTCTCCATTATGTGGTTGAGGAATAAGTTTGAAAAGATCCTAGGAGTTGTAACTTGataataaatgttatgattCATTTTGGGGCCATTATGAAAGAAATAACTTGCTTCAACATAACTTTTGCAGAGGTAAATCCTTCTTTTTCTAAACGCAAATTGAATGTAATTTTAAACTGGATTTTCATTGCACTAAAATCCAGGAATAGTTTAGAAGGGTATCAATATTCAAGAGTTCTTATCACATTTCTATACTTTTTCTCTGTTCCTAtatgttggaaaaaaaatacttaattcaTTAAAACCAATTAAAATAGTTGAATCAGTTGATTTTCATTAgtagtattatatatatttttcaagcATACTCATAAGATTAAATGATTTAAGACGTTGTTTACTATATTTAATGGGAATAATTTTTCAACCAATAGGTGTGTCTTTTATTAGTAATAGCTTCTGTTCCTATATGTTGgataaaaatacttaattcatcaaaaccaattaaaatagttgaatcaattgattttcattagtagtattatatatatatatatatatatatatatatgtatattttttttttttcaagcatACTCATAAGATTAAATGATTTAAGACCTTGTTTGCTATATTTGGGCCAAGGTTATTCTTAAATCCCTATTTAGTTAAACATACTAGGACTTATAGGCTggtatatttaaataaacagaAATAATATATCTGTTTGTGTTTAAAGAATTCATGCTTAATGACATGTGCATAATTTTAGATTCATTTGTCTATTTAGAACTAGGTTTGTAGGCTTATTTAAAAGGTTTTCAAGTAAACCTGGTTaggttttataaaaattgctGCATTGATAGATTGGTCAGGTACATGCATTGTAATGTACAGCTTAGTGTAACCCTATTCTTAAGATTGTTTATGCCTGACCAAACTCCATAGAACTAACTTTTAAGGTGAGGTTTACTGTCACTTATATACCGTAAATAGCCTAATCTCTAGTTGATACAAGATTTCCAATGAACtcattaacaaaaataaccCAAAAATAACCCAAAAATTTCCCCTTTGAGAATTGGTTATAGTAAATTGAACTCATAAATGTTTTGAAAGTTATACTCTGCTCTCCGCTCCCTTGAGAGATGAATTGTCTTGCACTTTAGTTCATTTTAATGTAAATGAACCCCATAATTGTGGGGATGAGTAATGAACGGGCTCTTCAaggattaattttttcttctattttttgtgattttttatgtCAACACCCTATTGGTGACTTTATGGCTTATAAATAGACCATGGCCTTGTAACTTGACACAATAATTCTCCTCTAAAATCCCGTTGTTGATAGTAAAAGTTCAAATGGAATGATGGATGCTGAGAGTTGTAGTGAACAGAAATGATATTGCTTGAAAGTTGTGTTTTGGAGGGAGAGcagtgtaattttttaattaaagatcaCATGCTAGGCATCACTAAGAGAACAGTGTAATTTAAGTATCTCTGAAGAGAGGGAATATAATATACtctataagaaaaaatattggcTAGTTATGGCTTCAAACATTTTAAATGAACTAGTAATAAGAATGTTCATCAGAATATTTGTCCTTATTGTTTGTgcatcaatttaaattttaatacatttttttgtgCCAAAACGGAATGAAGAGAGCATGCAAAGGATTCCAAATGAGGGTTGCAATGCCCGGTGGATGAAATCTGTTGTAAGATTGTATGGATATCATGGCTTTGTTCTGTGTTCTGGATTTAGattgctttatatatatttatgatatttgagTGCATATGAAAATTTCACTTAACCATTACAGCCCCAACAATGCAAATTATAGATGTTTTCAAAATAGTGATCTTCACAGTTTGCTTTatatatgttttcaaaatatgacttttgagtatatttatgatatttgagTGTGTATGAAAACTTCTCTTAACCATTACAGCCCCAACGATGCAAATTATAGATGTTTTCAAAATACTGATCTTCACAGTTTGCTTTACTGCTTGCAGGTATGTTTCTACAGAATTTGAAGAGATTTTCGTCAGTACGAAATCTTTAGTTATCCATGCTAACAAAATGAAAGAGGAAAGCCTTGTGCTTTTATCTGGGAATATATCATCTCCTGGTTCTACAATTGGAGAAGACTGTGTTCCTGGATCAAATATTGAATTCAATCAAGATTCTGATATGGCTTTGGTTGCTGATTCATGTTTTATCATGCATTATGAATCTTCCAGAACTGATGTGGTTTGTCATAGGACTTTTATGTACATAAGTAATACTGATATCCACTGCTATCCTCATATTACTGGACTGCTCATTGGATTCTTTGATAGGTTGTCTGCTTATACCAGCAGTTCTGAGAAATCCTCTGCCAGTAATACTGTTGACTTCTCAAAAATTTTCTCAGGTGTTGGGTTACATAAGTTTGGCTtctcaaattattttgattttggttcCACTGATTCTGCTTGCATTCCTATGGATTCCTTTCCTTTTGTAACAATTCACAATTCTGGTTCTCTTGGTAATCTAGAGAGCACACTTATACATGCCATTGGTGACTGGAGAAATTATTTTATCGAGAGGGAcaggaaaataaaaaactccAACATAAACATGAGGATAGGGTCCGAATTTTTTCAAGTTTCTCCCTCAAAATCCAAATCTGGGATTGTGAGCAACTTTGATATTTTCCATACTGAATTACACCTATGTGGAATAAGAGCACATTTTCATGACTCATCATGTATTATTGGGACAATCATGGTGCCTACATCTAAGTCTTGTCTATTATTTTGTGAAGACAGTATGGATATATCTTCTTCTTCTGAAGGATTAATTCTTACATCATCTTGGGGCCCACGAAATTTTCAAGATTATCTTTGGGGTCCCTCTTCACCAAATTTGTCTCCTATTTTAAATATACGGTTCAGGAAAGGACAGAATATGTCTTCAACTGCTGATTTGGAAATAAGCATTGGCATTCAGCATGTCTACTGCATGTTACCTTCTGAATATCTCTCCATTATGATGGGTTACTTCTCATTATCTGATTGGGATGGTGCTTGTAATCACTATTCCTCTGGAGAGCACAGGGATATAGCtgttgaaaatgaaaagaaaattacgTATAAACTTGAAATCTTGGACTCTAATATAATTCTTCCAGTGGAAAGCAATGACCATCAATTTATAAAGATTGAAATGCCACAACTTTATTGTAGTTTCATTGAGAATTCTGGTGCTGATGATGTATTAAGAAACATCCCTCCTGAATGTTCAGTTCCTATTCATAAGCTTGCCAAAAGAAATGATTGCTTAAATGTGTTTGGGCGAGACTTGTTTGTGTCATTCCTTCTTTGCAAGAATGATTTGCTTGGCTTAGCCAAAACTGAACGAATTACAGAATTTTTAACTAGTCCTTTAATTGCACCCATAAATGCAGATGTTTGGGTTAGAATTCCATATGAAAACAACTCTGATTGCAAAAGCACTTCATCAATATGTTTCATGACAAGCATCGGCAGTTGTCATATTGTTGCAGAAGGTATTTTCTTCTACTTAATTTGGTCATCCCCCCACCCACCCAccttccttttttatttatgtgcTTCACTATATTTTTAGATCATGAAATTGTAATTGAGAAGTTTTCTTCAATAACAGATTGCCACTTTTTTGATGGATGTACGGCCATATGTGATGTTGTTGAGGAGTTTTCCTCAGTTGATGATCAATCCAAATATTTTAAGTCAGATGTTCTTCAGTTCCTTAATTCAAAGAGAAGCATGGAGGCAACACAAACTATTTCTCCAATCCCGATGGCCTCGACCATATCAACAGAAGTTAAATGTTGCACACAATCTTTATTTATAAGCTTCTATCACAGAAAAGAAGATTTTATGGACTTAATAGCCAAGGGTGATTTGGGGTTCATTTGTTCTGCATGCATATTGAATGATTCCTTAGCATTTTTAGATTTGATTTTCACTACCTTTGTGTTTTACTCTGCACATGATTCTGTTTTAGCAAAATGCAACCCAACCTCCTTTTCCCTGTCAGTTCTTGGTATCTCTTTTTCCCAATCTATTGATGGGAAAAGTGAAATTGGCCTTTGTCTTTCTTCTGTTGATATTTGGCTTCATTTGTCTGAGTGGACCGAGGTTGCTAAATTCCTTAATAAGTTTCATGCAAATTTGGAAAAAGGTCCAGGCCAAGCAAATAGTTTGTCCGTGAATGCTTCTGAAAGCACCTCAATACCTTTTACCTCGGAAGAGGTCAAGAATGATGTCTTAATAATGAAGTCAGAAAATGTGTGTATTGCATTTCACATCCCTGTTTGGGTTGGCGAAGAAGCTTGTGTGGAATTACAGCATGCTGAAGGTCTCAATGTGAAACCTTCGAGTGTCTCTTTTGATATATTTGAAGCAAAGGATGCAAAACTTCTTACTGTTTCTTTCAACATGAATGGTTTTGAAATAACCGTAAGAAGCGTAGGTATCCAACTGAAGTCCAAAATGGACAAAATAAGtagtttaataattatagttgagAATGGAAAGCATACATCTTGGCCGCTTCTTGATGTAATTCAGGTTGATGTGGTTGCTGTATTTTGTAAGAATCATCCTAACGCCATCAAACTCAATGTGGAGATCATATGTGATAATGCCAATATATGGATTTCACATCCTGCAATTCATTCATGGGGTGCTGTAAAATTTGATGTTCTGGAATCAGGATCTTCTCAAAATTCAACTATCAGCAGCATTACTTTCGAATTCCGCATGAGGAAGGTTTCTATTCTCATAACAGATGGAAGGGTATGTTGATATCAGCCTGTACAATGCATTTCATTTTACTGACATTTGATTCATTAATTACTAATCGTTTGATTCTCATATTGGTTTATCAGACTAAAACTTTAGTTCCTATACTAATCAAACTCTTAGTTTTTAAACTGTTGCTGACTGATACTTATCGAAATTGAACCATGGATCCAAATACAGTTGATTTTGGGTCCAAAACACTCTTATTTAAGTGTTTTGTGTTCCCTGTAGTGGAGCCATAATGGGCCTGAACTTGAAGTTCTTGTCAGAAACATCTGGTTTCATATAGTTGCAAGTGGAAAGCAGATGGAATGTTCTTTCAATGGTTACCTTCAAGTAAACTACAATAACATAGAAAAGGTGTATTTAATAAAAGTTCTGTCTCGATAGATAccattgttattgttttaattattttgcattAACAATTTGGTTGTTGTTGTGCTCTGCTAATCTTAAGGTGTCATGGGAACCTTTTATCGAGCCTTGGCAGTTTCTGCTGACATTAGTCAGGGAACAAGAAATGACTGTTCTGCCGAACAGGTCTGTTTCGACAAATATCGTTCTCAAATCTACAACTCAGCTGAACATTAATATCACAGAATCCTTAGTTGaggtatataaaattttgttgttcGTTTTTATGAGTTTTTCTAGAAACCTGTTATTTTACATCCTTGTAGATCATTTCTTTCCGTTCAGTTTATGGGCTAGTTTGGAAATAACTAGTTCAGGTTCTTTGCTTTTGGTGACTGATCATTTTGAATAAAAGTGAACCTTGGACATGCCTCATAAATAGCGTGTCCTGGTGTTCGACTTATCGGATACTGATACGCTTACGACACTCGTACAACATGTATCAATGACGTGCCCAATTTgcaagacatttttttttgtttctgacATGATTTTTACCTAACTCCAACATAATGTTATTAACcacaaatacaattattttctaaaaaacccATAAACATTTAAActtattatataagtttctattatgattataGAAATAAGGAAGAAATCTTATATTCTCATTTACTTTTCCTATTTTGGATATTAGATAGATAGATTAGATTCATTTTTGTATTAGGTGACAATGTgtttagattattttatttgactaatcTTGTTTATAGATGATTTGAGTATGTAAATACATAATGATCTAATATATAGACTTGTGTCCCTGTGTCTTACATTTTGGAGACTAGACGTGTTGAAGTGTTTGTGTCTTGTCCAGTGTCCATGTCAATATCAGTGCTTCATAGATTTTGATAGGTTtacaatgtaattattatttttgtgactGGAAAATTAATTTGAAGTATCAGTCCATACATTCTCCCTAGAGTTATAATATGTAATTCTGtcctcaaattttaatatatttccgTGACATTAAATTTATAGTGAAGATTCCAGTTCTGTTGGCTTGTGTTTTCTGTTCTTGTTTTCTCCAGCTAATTTGTTTCCAGTGAATGGTGAACAAATTTGACTTGAAAGGATGGTCCTTACATTCTACTTTTGTAAGTACTGACATGATATTGTATGTTGAGATGgggaattttgtttttcatctttcatttaaacttttggCTTGCATGGATATTTTGGTCTTGCCTAAAGAATTAGGATAGCAATCTTGGTAATCTTGAATTACTGTTTTGTCTGATTGTTTTTAATGTATAGTATTTGTCAATAATAGTGATTGTTAACCTTGAGTATTTCATTTTGCAGTGTCTTTCACGTGCTACAGAGATTTTCTTCGATGGTCCAGGTCTAATGAGATTGGATGATCACAAAGGCAACAAACTTTTGCATTCATCATGTGCAGAATATATGTCTGCTAGAACATGTGGCGCTCCTTATGTTTTGCAAAACCTGACTTCTGTGCCTCTTTCTTACCGTGTATATCGTGGGCTTGTCAATCCTGATGAGTTTCATGGTTCTAATGAGAATCATGCGAAATATGTGCAACCAGGTTCTTCAATTCCGATATACATGGATGAAAATACAGAAAAGAAACTTTCTCGTTTCAGGCCTTCTCATTCTTCTGATAGTTTAAGTGAGCAAAGGACAAATGGATTTACTCATCATTATCTTATTGTACAGCTCGAAGGAACTTCAAGGTCATCTGATCCAATTTCAATGGATTTAGTGGGACTAACATGCTTTGAGGTTAATTTCTCCAAGTCTTATAATGAAGCTGCTGAGGATGGTAGTCTGAATACAGCCCCTACGTTGGTTGTTCCGGTTGTATTTGATGTTTCAGTGGTGCGCCATAGCAAATTAATACGAATATACTCCACTGTATGTACTAATTGGTTAAAGTTTTCTCTAGAGTCTAGATTTTCTGTTGACAAGGACATCTAGATTTTCTGTTTACAAGGACTCGTCCATTTTACCATCCttattaattagatttttgttATACAGGTTGTTCTTCTAAATGCAACCTCAACACCTCTTGAGCTGCGGTTTGATATTCCCTTTGGTGTATCGCCTACGGTACACAATTTTCTCCAACTATTTAACAACTTCTGCTGTTAatgtattgttatttttatatgatatttttttgtgATGTATCATTTCATTAATTCAGCTATTAGGTCCAATACAACCTGGGCAACAgtttcctcttcctcttcattTGGCTGAAGCTGGCTGTGTAAGGTGGCGGCCAATGGGGAAATCTTACTTGTGGAGTGAAGCTCATAATCTCTCCAATCTTCTTTCAGTTAACAGCAAAGTTGGAAATTTTAAATCTTTCATGTGCTATCCATCTCATCCAAGTAGTCTACCATTTCGGTGCTGTCTATCTTTTAAGAATATGAGCTTGACTTCATCTGGATTGCTGAAAAATAAGGTCCCTGCGGATGATGTAAAGAAGCACTACATTCATCACCTGATCTTAAGTGCTCCACTAATAATTAACAATTACCTtcctaaggaaattttgttgaTCAGTGAGAGTGGTGGCGTAGACTATACTGTGAGAGTTTCAGAGGTTTGtgattgttgtttttattttatttgttcatttaatttgtttttgtctttGTATAGCATCTTCATTTAAGTGGTGCAACAGTCTAAAGACTTCacatattttcttgttttaggtGGGAACTTCTGTATACCATATTGATCCCTCACATGACCTAGGACTGGAGATCTGCATTGATGGGTTTAAatgttctaattttaaatttcctcGTTTAGAAACTTTCTGCACAGTGGCAAAGTTCAGTGAAACAAAGTTTTCATCTTCTGAAACCCTTAAATTTGAACCAAATAATTCTAGTGGTAATTgatttatatgttaatttttgtCTTGTGTTAGTGTTGTTCGTTCACCTCTAAATGTTTTGTCTTGCTCTTGTAGGTCCAGTATATATTACTGTAGAGAAAGTAATGGATGCATATTCTGGTAGTAGGGAACTCATCTTTTCTGTtccctttattttatataactgTATGGGTTTTCCCCTGTGTGTGATGGAACCCACTGGTGAAACGAATGAAAGGGGATTTGTCATACCTTCTTATTTTGACATGGGTGAAAATGTAATGTTATCTTATAAAAAGGATGGTCTTTCCTTGCTTACATCCAACCGTGAATTACCTGTGGAAGTACCACATAATCCAAGGAGTTATATGAAGAATCATACCGTTTCTTGCAGAGAGGATGGTAGTGCAAATTCTATCGGCAATTACCATGAGAATTTTGGAAGGCATCAAAGTAAAGTTCATTCTATATTGGGAAATCCTTCTTCGGGAAGATTGAAGAGTACCCTGAGCTCAAGGATCCAGTCCACTTGGAAGGATTCAGGTTCTGGTAATCATGAGCATGAAAAGGTTCAGCCCTGCATTTATTCTCCAAGCCCTGATTCCTCTGTAAATGATGCTTTTGTTAAAGTCAGTAGATGTTTTCCTGAGGATGTTAGACAACGGATGCCATATTCCTTGTGGTCAAATCCATTTTCTCTGCTGCCACCAAGTGGTTCAAGCACTATCCTTATTCCTCAGTTGACTTCAAATTCTGCATTCATTCTAGCTATGTCATCTAACTCAGTTGCTGAACAATATGCTGGGAGGACAAATGCAATCACTTTCCAGCCTAGGTACATATTGGTCTTCATAGATATTGTTATTGATGAAATCCGTTGGTCAACCTACCATTGAAGGTGTAAGCTTTTAATGTTGTTTGTTCCTAGAAATGCCAGTAAAGCCTCTCTGGTGAAGTGCTCGGGAGTCTGATCTTACTCTTGATAATTTGGGAGTAGTATAGAAAATTTGTATTGACCGGCATTATTTCCCCtttagttcaaaaatgatgttcATTCTGGGATGTGTGTTGTAGTTGAAAACCATTCTGTTGCCTTGTGAATACCTTTAGGACGACAGATTTCTGGacaatattcatatttgtttatattagtGTCTTTTCATGTAATCGTTGTTATCTAAATGTGCAGATATGTAATCAGCAACGCATGTAGCAAGGAAATATCTTACAAGCAGAAAGGCACTGATGTTACGTTTTATTTAGGAATAGGAAAACATGATCATCTTCACTGGACAGATACAACCAGGTATGTATCTTGGATAGTTTGTATTGTTCCTTTATTCTGAACAAAGTGTAGTTGTTTGTTTCCAGTAGCAAAGAAGGTTGCTTTCAGTCTGTTAAACACATAGCAACCAAATAGGGCTGGATGTAAGAGATggttttgagaaaaaataaagtctCACACTGACTAaagataatttcataatatgttATATAAGTGAGAGCAATTGTCACCTTATAAACTGATTTTGTAGGATTAAGTTAGGTTTAAACCACTTCATAAAGTGATATCATAGCCTATCATAGATTCATTAAAAGGATCATTCATCAAGTCCAAGAGTGCCAAAATACGGTATATAAGTGAGGCAAATTTAATAAGCCAGTTTTGTAGGTTTAGTTAGGCATAAACCATTTTAAAACAGGCACACTGTTTGCACTTTGtattttgtcttttctttaTCTCGTTCTTCAATCTGTTCAAACTATTTGTATTCTAACATATGACACAGGGAGCTGCTTGTTTCAATTTGTTATAATGAATCTGGATGGCA contains:
- the LOC114177994 gene encoding uncharacterized protein LOC114177994 isoform X1; this encodes MFEGLVHQLLLGYLGRYFKDIQKEQLKIRLEEVLLENVELILDAFDYLQLPFALKQGRVGKLSIKIPWKKPWDPIIIILEDVFISASQRGDQEWGADAVDKREFAGKKAKLAAAELGKLSRRVCGSQAGQSFISHVTTKILDSIQVDIRNFHVLYTDMQNDMGHVMFGLKFTSLTMKQHLIGSVNGRMRNGQEHKIVEVKGLEFYSRLFHGSMDLVTMNTMGDSYSASNIRLEGKHYYSILAPCDATLILSDNRLEKLDGNTPQYSVTAELSGLVISLDEVQLQHMCLVWDYICTCRLREKYGRFRPWHCLLPRKCEGWQIFWWHYAQQSVLSDVRRKLKKTSWRYFGDRLSFRRKYMNLYKIKLDFLQQEQLVDDDILRDLEQMEKESDLDDILNYRSAAESEMEEFLSRCSTPNSGKINTDIPVEKSCNDEHTVKSRGWLNWLSRGMLGAGGTDDSSQFSGVVSYDVKDMSEATEFHPLVSSSFDSAEKHELYIFSMTFEIDQISATLCSKRHGIGIAEIIVEGGIVKSKIYKDRGIVISKFNSGKMVDLSNKKVVVHIGGPVVENHLLDNLDSCCSIRVKFSSHTDMDMLVKGILKQLEVTVDANILSNLLEFYDVFTSFKFHNERVLLSLNGIENDNTRLLSKAEYISVNHKKLVWDVTIVDVSVNFPWRNTASEYSNLVMKSKSICFKSTNGVESFSSKVEEQPYSVKNFLNSLSTSGICMGIQLQDLYQFLDVTLDNFMITMINSDGSKGISILDKFSVSIFLAFCRIPHETILKQLEVYVSIESLKAHFSPSIYGSLMELMNHIGTLHLMGEFGVLNSSHPPNTVSVVPAYSTFGISIVSKVDLVDLEVDFEYGDSHSELMVSLQKMVLRYVSTEFEEIFVSTKSLVIHANKMKEESLVLLSGNISSPGSTIGEDCVPGSNIEFNQDSDMALVADSCFIMHYESSRTDVVCHRTFMYISNTDIHCYPHITGLLIGFFDRLSAYTSSSEKSSASNTVDFSKIFSGVGLHKFGFSNYFDFGSTDSACIPMDSFPFVTIHNSGSLGNLESTLIHAIGDWRNYFIERDRKIKNSNINMRIGSEFFQVSPSKSKSGIVSNFDIFHTELHLCGIRAHFHDSSCIIGTIMVPTSKSCLLFCEDSMDISSSSEGLILTSSWGPRNFQDYLWGPSSPNLSPILNIRFRKGQNMSSTADLEISIGIQHVYCMLPSEYLSIMMGYFSLSDWDGACNHYSSGEHRDIAVENEKKITYKLEILDSNIILPVESNDHQFIKIEMPQLYCSFIENSGADDVLRNIPPECSVPIHKLAKRNDCLNVFGRDLFVSFLLCKNDLLGLAKTERITEFLTSPLIAPINADVWVRIPYENNSDCKSTSSICFMTSIGSCHIVAEDCHFFDGCTAICDVVEEFSSVDDQSKYFKSDVLQFLNSKRSMEATQTISPIPMASTISTEVKCCTQSLFISFYHRKEDFMDLIAKGDLGFICSACILNDSLAFLDLIFTTFVFYSAHDSVLAKCNPTSFSLSVLGISFSQSIDGKSEIGLCLSSVDIWLHLSEWTEVAKFLNKFHANLEKGPGQANSLSVNASESTSIPFTSEEVKNDVLIMKSENVCIAFHIPVWVGEEACVELQHAEGLNVKPSSVSFDIFEAKDAKLLTVSFNMNGFEITVRSVGIQLKSKMDKISSLIIIVENGKHTSWPLLDVIQVDVVAVFCKNHPNAIKLNVEIICDNANIWISHPAIHSWGAVKFDVLESGSSQNSTISSITFEFRMRKVSILITDGRWSHNGPELEVLVRNIWFHIVASGKQMECSFNGYLQVNYNNIEKVSWEPFIEPWQFLLTLVREQEMTVLPNRSVSTNIVLKSTTQLNINITESLVECLSRATEIFFDGPGLMRLDDHKGNKLLHSSCAEYMSARTCGAPYVLQNLTSVPLSYRVYRGLVNPDEFHGSNENHAKYVQPGSSIPIYMDENTEKKLSRFRPSHSSDSLSEQRTNGFTHHYLIVQLEGTSRSSDPISMDLVGLTCFEVNFSKSYNEAAEDGSLNTAPTLVVPVVFDVSVVRHSKLIRIYSTVVLLNATSTPLELRFDIPFGVSPTLLGPIQPGQQFPLPLHLAEAGCVRWRPMGKSYLWSEAHNLSNLLSVNSKVGNFKSFMCYPSHPSSLPFRCCLSFKNMSLTSSGLLKNKVPADDVKKHYIHHLILSAPLIINNYLPKEILLISESGGVDYTVRVSEVGTSVYHIDPSHDLGLEICIDGFKCSNFKFPRLETFCTVAKFSETKFSSSETLKFEPNNSSGPVYITVEKVMDAYSGSRELIFSVPFILYNCMGFPLCVMEPTGETNERGFVIPSYFDMGENVMLSYKKDGLSLLTSNRELPVEVPHNPRSYMKNHTVSCREDGSANSIGNYHENFGRHQSKVHSILGNPSSGRLKSTLSSRIQSTWKDSGSGNHEHEKVQPCIYSPSPDSSVNDAFVKVSRCFPEDVRQRMPYSLWSNPFSLLPPSGSSTILIPQLTSNSAFILAMSSNSVAEQYAGRTNAITFQPRYVISNACSKEISYKQKGTDVTFYLGIGKHDHLHWTDTTRELLVSICYNESGWQWSGSFLPDHLGDTQLKMRNFVSGTSNMIRVEVQNADISMGDEKIVGNIKGNSGTNLILLSDDDTGYMPYRIDNFSKERLRIYQQRCEMFDTVIHSYTSYLYTWDEPCYPRRLIVEVPGERVLGSYDLDDVKEYMPVCLPSTSEKPERTFYLSVHAEGATKVLSVLDSNYHIFNDVKKSSAAHATEKRLYDQNVVRASEYKEKISIFVPYIGISLIDSYPQELLFVCIRDVQMNLLQSLDRQCLSLLISSLQIDNQLRFTPYPVLLSFDGGYRSGQVDNFKSREDGTRTRIENLSQMSSSSVPVLCLEISKWRKKDISFISYEYVKLRIEDFRLEIEQEVILSLFEFFTNVCSVLQYGIMPSSDHYDGASLENSSLFVQTSDNFRLSADQCPPKIAPMFSGKHKRIASSPSIVPIGAPWQEIYLLARTQKKIYIEMLEVAPIKLTLSFSSAPWMLRNRILSPKEFLIHRGLMALADVEGAHIYLKDLIISHHMASLESIQEILIRHYNRQLLHETYKLFGSAGVIGNPLGFARSMGLGIRDFLSVPAKSIVRSPTGLIMGMAQGTTSLLSNTVYAISDAASQFSKAARKGIVAITYDDRAGSRMEKHQTTVASDSKGVINEVLEGLTGLLQFPVTGAERHGLPGVLSGVALGITGLVAKPAASILEVTGKTALSIRNRSKPSQLRPQHYRVRLRRPLCREFPLKPYSWEEAVGTSVLVEGDDGLKFKDEKLVACKGLKEGGKFVVLTERFVLIVFSPSLINLGKPEFCGIPVDLEWIIEWEIGLENIIHADSSEGVVHIVGSRPESLLRQNQHSPKGRSVRWNQYATHLPFPQTNLELSSKEDAANFLQILLSAIEKEKGKAWDCGRILHRARMK